The genomic window CCATCAGGAGCTGCTGAACAAGAGAGGACTGTACCACAAGATGTATCTGTTGCAGCAGGGACAAGGGGAAGGGGAAGCGGGCTGACGGCTTCCCCTCTCTGAGGAAGGACACAGCCTGACGGGACTTTTGGGAGGCGGGAGCCGAAAGCCCCCTTGACCCGCGGACCGATTATCGCATCGCCTCCCAACGCCGATCGAATAAATTTTTCCAATCAAGAGAGACTAACGGGCAAACGGCGAACAGGAGGCGATCGCATGGATATCCGGCGAGCCAAACAGATTCTCGACTCCACGAAGGAAGTGGAAGTTCACTACCAGGGAAAACCGGTCTGGATTCAAAACGTGGATGAAAGCAGCCAGACGGCCCGCATCTATCCGCTGGACAACCCGGACAACGAGATGACGGTCTCGGTCCATCAGTTGGAAGAGGTGTGACCGCGGCCGTCTTCTTTCTCCCGTCTTTTCCTCCAGTAAACCTCGAAGGCCCGGTCCAGGAACTGAATCACCTCGTCATCGACGGGATAAAATCGATAATCCGGCTTGGGGGATTTCCGCATCTCCCAGGCCTTTTCCATTTTCTCAAGGTCTCCCCCGAACATCCTCTCCGATAGGCTTACGATCTGCGCCACGACCCGCTGCACGTCCGGGGAATCGGGAGGATGGGACTGCGTCAGCCCTTTGATCTGCCGATAAAAGCGAATCCACTCCCCGCTTTCCGGGGCCCGGTCCTCCAGGCGCGGAAGGCGGCCGATGATCTCCCGCTCCTCGGGCGTCAAGGAGCGCTGACCCTCCGCTTTTCCGTACCGGTAAATCTCCAATAACTTCCTCCAGTCGATGGTCCCCTCCATTTGGTAAGAAATCAGCGTGGTCTCTATCCCGTTCATCAGGTGTTCGATCCGCTTCTTTTCCCTTTCCAGCCGCTCATACTGCGCCTTGAGAAACGCTTCCCAATCCGTTTCCCCCTCCAGATGCTCCTTGATCTTTTTCAAGGGGAAGCCCAGGAAGGAATCATCACCACCTTCTCCTCCATGAACGGCCTGTTCCTGCCCATTTTGACGGCCATCGTGGTATCCCGCATCGTCGACATGGAACACAAGGGGGAGACGTGGAGACTGCTCGGGGCCCTGTCCGTAAACCGGCACTTGCTGTTTGCAGCCAAATATGGATGTGCGGCTTCCTTGCTGCTGACCGTAGTGCTTCTCCAGACCTTCGCCATCCCGGGAATCGGATGGGCGAACGGCCTGGAAGCCCCGATCCCGTACGACCTGCTGTTTCGGTTTCTGGCAGGCACCATGCTGGTCAACCTGGTGATCATCGCCCTGCAACAGTGGGTGTCCCTGGCCGTCAGAAATCAAGCCTTCGGCCTCTGTCTCGGTATGGTCGGGGGATTTTTCGGCCTGACGGCGGACCTGTTTCCCGTTTTCGTCCGGCGGCTCCTCATCTGGTCCAACTATACGGCCCTCAGCCCCGTCACCCTCCGCTACGGCGACGGCACGGTCCGTTTTGTGACGCAAGACGCCGGATGGATCCTGCCCACCGCGCTCCTGTTGGTCGGAGCGGCCCTCTACCTCGCCGGAAGTCTTCATCTTTCCCGGAAGGACATCTAAAGCAAGGCAGGCTCCGAACACCGCTTCGCCCTTTCAAACAAACAACCGACAGGGGGATCGACGATGTGGAGACTCTTGGAAACGGAATGGATGAAGTGGCGGCGTTCCCGGATGTGGCTCGTCCTGATGACGCTTCCCGTCCTGAGCATTTTGATCGGCAGCGCCAATTATGCCTTGAACCAGGAGGTTCTCCGGAAGGAATGGTACAGCCTCTGGTCGCAGGTCAGCCTGTTTTACGGGGAATTTTTCCTCCCCGTGCTGATCGCGATCGCCTGCTCCCATCTGTGCCGGCTGGAGCATGCAAACAAAAGCTGGCGCAACCTGCTGACGGCACCGATCGCCGTGTCCCGGATCTATCTGTCCAAATTGGCGGTGCTGGCATGGCACATGCTCCTGGTGCAGATGGTCTTCTTCTTCCTTTATCTTTGCGCCGGGAAACTGCTTTCGCTGTCCGCACCGCCGCCGAAGGAAATCCTCGGATGGATGGTCCGCGGCTGGATCGCATCTGTCACCCTCGGAACGATTCACCTGTGGCTTTCGATGCGCATCCGCAGTTTCGCCGTTCCGGTCGGGATCGGCCTGTGCGGCGTCTTGGTCGGACTGGGAATGGTGGTGAAGGATTGGGGCCTGTTTTTCCCCTACTCCCTCCTCACCGTCGGCATGGGGGTCCTGAGCCAGGAAGGGCTGACGCCGGCGGAGCTCCTTTGGTTCCTCGCCGTCAACTTTCTCTATGCAATCCTCTTCTCCGCCCTGTCCCTACGCCGGTTG from Planifilum fulgidum includes these protein-coding regions:
- a CDS encoding H-type small acid-soluble spore protein, translated to MDIRRAKQILDSTKEVEVHYQGKPVWIQNVDESSQTARIYPLDNPDNEMTVSVHQLEEV
- a CDS encoding ABC transporter permease, with product MLLDLFQGEAQEGIITTFSSMNGLFLPILTAIVVSRIVDMEHKGETWRLLGALSVNRHLLFAAKYGCAASLLLTVVLLQTFAIPGIGWANGLEAPIPYDLLFRFLAGTMLVNLVIIALQQWVSLAVRNQAFGLCLGMVGGFFGLTADLFPVFVRRLLIWSNYTALSPVTLRYGDGTVRFVTQDAGWILPTALLLVGAALYLAGSLHLSRKDI
- a CDS encoding ABC transporter permease, yielding MWRLLETEWMKWRRSRMWLVLMTLPVLSILIGSANYALNQEVLRKEWYSLWSQVSLFYGEFFLPVLIAIACSHLCRLEHANKSWRNLLTAPIAVSRIYLSKLAVLAWHMLLVQMVFFFLYLCAGKLLSLSAPPPKEILGWMVRGWIASVTLGTIHLWLSMRIRSFAVPVGIGLCGVLVGLGMVVKDWGLFFPYSLLTVGMGVLSQEGLTPAELLWFLAVNFLYAILFSALSLRRLKRPEGLV